Proteins found in one Aneurinibacillus uraniidurans genomic segment:
- a CDS encoding 2-isopropylmalate synthase translates to MRTIEVFDTTLRDGEQSPGVNLSSHEKLEIALQLERLGINRIEAGFAAASPGDLKSIREIAAKIKNSTIVSLSRSRTQDIDKAWEALRDAESACLHVFLATSPIHRKYKLNMTKEEVIENAVAAVKYGRKYFDMVEFSCEDGSRTEIPYLIEVVQAVVDAGATIVNIPDTVGYTTPEEYGNIFKQLSTNIRGIENIKLSSHCHDDLGMAVANTIAAIENGATQIEGTINGIGERAGNAAIEEVALALDTRRDFYQATTNLKLEEIARTSKLVSRLTGMIVPGNKAVVGANAFAHESGIHQDGVLKEVTTYEIIRPERVGVKSNKLVLGKLSGRHAFKDKLSELGYELEQDELNDAFARFKNLCDRKKDVSDEDIVALVDSKLSNIPEAFVLENLQLSYGNNSVPTASVRVKTASGEVLEEAACGNGSVDSIYKAIDRVTNEEVTLEDYKILSVTHGKDALGEVYVRLSQGDYAVQGRGVSTDVLEASARAYLRAINKLIVRRGDAVEVGV, encoded by the coding sequence ATGCGTACAATAGAAGTGTTTGATACGACTCTGCGGGACGGTGAACAATCCCCGGGGGTGAATTTGAGTTCTCATGAAAAACTAGAAATTGCTCTACAACTAGAGCGCCTGGGGATTAACCGGATCGAAGCAGGGTTTGCTGCCGCTTCTCCGGGAGATTTGAAGTCGATTCGGGAAATTGCAGCAAAAATCAAAAATTCAACCATTGTAAGCTTATCTCGTTCCCGTACACAGGATATTGATAAGGCATGGGAAGCGTTACGTGATGCGGAGTCAGCATGTTTGCACGTGTTTCTTGCGACATCCCCGATTCACCGCAAGTATAAGCTGAACATGACAAAGGAAGAAGTTATCGAGAATGCGGTAGCTGCTGTCAAATACGGCCGCAAATATTTCGATATGGTTGAATTTTCGTGCGAGGATGGTTCTCGCACGGAAATTCCATACCTTATCGAAGTCGTGCAGGCAGTCGTGGATGCAGGTGCAACGATCGTGAATATCCCGGATACAGTCGGATATACGACTCCGGAAGAATATGGAAATATCTTCAAACAGTTGTCTACGAATATTCGGGGCATTGAAAACATCAAATTGAGTTCCCATTGCCATGATGATCTTGGGATGGCGGTAGCGAATACGATTGCTGCGATCGAAAACGGAGCTACTCAAATCGAAGGTACGATTAATGGCATCGGGGAACGTGCGGGAAATGCGGCCATTGAAGAGGTTGCATTAGCGCTTGATACACGCCGTGATTTCTACCAGGCGACAACGAATTTGAAGCTTGAAGAAATCGCTCGCACAAGTAAACTGGTCAGCCGCCTGACAGGCATGATTGTGCCAGGTAACAAAGCTGTTGTCGGCGCGAATGCATTCGCACACGAATCTGGCATTCATCAGGATGGGGTACTCAAGGAAGTTACAACATATGAGATTATCCGTCCAGAGCGTGTCGGTGTGAAATCGAATAAACTTGTTCTTGGCAAGTTGTCCGGTCGCCATGCGTTTAAAGATAAGCTATCTGAACTTGGCTATGAGCTGGAACAAGATGAGCTGAACGATGCATTTGCCCGCTTCAAAAACTTGTGTGATCGTAAAAAAGATGTCAGCGATGAAGATATTGTAGCACTCGTAGATTCCAAACTCTCGAATATTCCAGAGGCGTTTGTGCTGGAAAACTTGCAGCTCTCCTACGGCAATAATTCCGTGCCGACTGCAAGTGTACGCGTCAAGACGGCATCAGGCGAAGTATTGGAAGAAGCGGCATGCGGAAATGGTTCCGTTGACTCCATCTACAAAGCGATTGACCGCGTAACGAATGAAGAGGTAACGCTTGAAGATTATAAAATCTTGTCTGTAACACACGGCAAAGACGCGCTTGGGGAAGTATATGTGCGCTTAAGTCAGGGTGATTATGCGGTGCAAGGACGCGGTGTAAGTACAGATGTACTGGAAGCGAGTGCGCGTGCTTACTTGCGTGCTATAAATAAACTGATTGTCCGCCGCGGTGATGCGGTCGAAGTTGGAGTATAA
- the leuB gene encoding 3-isopropylmalate dehydrogenase, with amino-acid sequence MSQTFTITVLPGDGIGPEVTEQAVRVLKEVEALEDVAFQFEYARLGGCAIDEDGTPLPEDTLVKARRSNAVLLGAVGGPKWDNNPAHLRPETGLLGIRKELGLYANLRPAFMLDCMVGVSSLKEEVVKGVDLMVIRELTGGLYFGEKKRYEDAQGEVASDEMIYHEYEIERIVRRAFEVARLRSKRLVSVDKANVLESSRLWRKVVERIALEYPDVELRHQLVDSCAMELIRYPKQFDTLVTENMFGDILSDEASMLTGSIGMLPSASLADGNFGLYEPVHGSAPDIAGKGIANPTATILSAAMMLRYSFGLEKAADAIETGVHQVLNSGVRTGDIAENKAEAVGTVEMADRIIAAMKEEYVKA; translated from the coding sequence ATGAGCCAAACATTTACGATTACGGTGCTTCCGGGCGATGGAATCGGCCCGGAAGTAACAGAGCAGGCCGTACGTGTTCTGAAAGAAGTAGAAGCGCTCGAAGACGTAGCCTTCCAGTTTGAATATGCACGCCTCGGCGGATGTGCGATCGATGAAGATGGTACGCCGCTACCAGAAGATACGCTTGTAAAAGCGCGCCGTTCCAACGCGGTACTACTCGGTGCGGTTGGTGGTCCGAAGTGGGATAACAATCCTGCACACCTGCGCCCGGAAACAGGACTGCTCGGCATTCGGAAAGAGCTTGGTCTATATGCGAACTTGCGCCCAGCCTTCATGCTTGACTGTATGGTCGGCGTATCCTCACTGAAAGAAGAAGTGGTAAAAGGCGTTGATCTCATGGTAATCCGTGAGCTGACAGGCGGCCTGTACTTCGGGGAGAAAAAGCGTTACGAAGATGCACAGGGCGAAGTCGCATCGGATGAGATGATCTACCACGAATACGAAATCGAACGTATTGTGCGTCGTGCGTTTGAAGTTGCTCGCCTGCGCAGCAAGCGACTTGTATCCGTTGATAAAGCAAACGTACTCGAATCATCTCGCCTGTGGCGCAAAGTCGTAGAGCGGATTGCTCTGGAATATCCGGATGTCGAACTGCGTCATCAGCTAGTTGACTCATGTGCGATGGAATTGATTCGTTATCCGAAACAGTTTGATACACTTGTAACGGAAAACATGTTTGGTGACATCCTGAGCGATGAAGCATCCATGCTGACAGGTTCGATCGGCATGCTGCCATCTGCATCGCTTGCCGATGGCAACTTCGGTCTGTATGAGCCGGTACATGGCTCTGCACCAGACATTGCAGGCAAAGGGATTGCGAACCCGACGGCTACGATTTTATCGGCGGCGATGATGCTTCGCTATTCTTTCGGTCTTGAAAAAGCGGCTGATGCGATTGAAACGGGGGTTCATCAAGTTCTGAACTCTGGCGTTCGCACGGGCGATATTGCCGAAAACAAAGCAGAAGCAGTTGGCACAGTTGAAATGGCTGACCGTATTATTGCAGCGATGAAAGAAGAGTATGTAAAAGCATAA
- a CDS encoding B12-binding domain-containing radical SAM protein, translating into MKVLVTTLNAKYIHTSLSIRYLRAFCQDDFDIDMIEYTIKDPAMNIVSDLFQRKPDVIGFSCYIWNIEQTLTVVSMLKKVMPNVTIILGGPEVSYDVAEWMETKRDIDFIVFGEGEETFHHLLTEIDGEQKYHFVYGAAYRKGEEVIVNPPRPKLDLNQIPSPFYFAEDEADLGKRVTYFETSRGCPFSCQFCLSSIEVGVRYFDIERTKRDILHLIDKGANLIKFVDRTFNIKRDYAMEMFQFLIENHRGCVFQFEITADIMRPEVLDYLAENAPPGIFRFEIGVQSTNDATNSIVQRKQNFAKLSRTVTKVKESRKIDQHLDLIAGLPEEDYASFRSTFNDVFALEPEELQLGFLKMLRGTGMRNMAEQYGYKYMDSAPYEILENRVLPFADIVRIKRVEDVLEKYWNAHRMDATLMYLITEEFDSAFDFFQEFGDFWESRGWERIGHQLEDLFTRLQAFLDTHELKRPAVVESLMKYDFLRNHKRKPRKVWWTYDAVANDLDRRMKILAQQPELAGEAFAAHGLDVKQLAKHTIADVLPIDVLRVGTADAHIESGPVLLVVYYNPEQPDEPQMYSIPLAVLDKAAINEA; encoded by the coding sequence ATGAAAGTACTAGTTACTACATTAAATGCAAAGTATATTCACACATCCCTGTCGATTCGTTATTTGCGGGCATTCTGCCAGGATGATTTTGATATAGATATGATCGAGTATACGATTAAAGACCCGGCGATGAATATCGTCTCCGATTTGTTTCAGCGTAAGCCGGATGTGATCGGCTTCTCTTGTTACATTTGGAATATCGAACAGACGCTTACGGTCGTCTCCATGCTTAAAAAGGTGATGCCGAATGTTACCATTATTTTGGGTGGACCGGAAGTGTCGTATGATGTGGCCGAATGGATGGAAACAAAGCGTGACATTGATTTTATTGTGTTCGGAGAAGGAGAAGAAACATTTCATCACTTGCTTACGGAGATTGACGGGGAGCAGAAGTATCATTTTGTGTATGGTGCAGCTTACCGTAAAGGGGAAGAAGTGATTGTGAATCCGCCGCGTCCGAAGCTGGATTTAAATCAGATTCCATCCCCGTTTTATTTTGCGGAAGATGAGGCGGATTTGGGCAAACGTGTGACGTATTTCGAGACGAGCCGGGGTTGTCCGTTCTCCTGTCAGTTCTGTCTCTCAAGCATCGAAGTCGGTGTGCGTTATTTTGATATTGAGCGTACGAAGCGCGATATTCTTCACCTAATTGATAAGGGAGCGAACCTCATTAAGTTTGTGGATCGGACGTTTAACATTAAACGTGATTATGCGATGGAGATGTTCCAATTTTTGATTGAGAATCATCGGGGCTGTGTGTTCCAGTTCGAGATCACGGCGGATATTATGCGCCCGGAAGTGTTGGATTACCTCGCAGAGAACGCACCGCCAGGTATTTTCCGTTTCGAGATCGGTGTGCAGTCGACGAACGATGCCACTAACAGCATCGTACAGCGCAAGCAGAACTTTGCGAAGCTGTCGCGCACCGTTACGAAAGTCAAAGAAAGCCGCAAGATTGATCAGCATCTCGACTTGATTGCCGGGCTTCCTGAGGAAGATTATGCATCGTTCCGCAGCACATTTAATGATGTATTTGCGCTTGAACCAGAAGAGTTGCAGCTTGGCTTCCTTAAAATGCTGCGCGGCACAGGCATGCGCAATATGGCGGAGCAGTACGGCTATAAATATATGGATAGCGCTCCGTATGAAATTTTAGAGAATCGTGTTCTGCCGTTTGCTGACATTGTTCGGATTAAGCGGGTAGAAGATGTGCTGGAGAAATACTGGAATGCACACCGGATGGATGCGACTCTTATGTATTTGATTACGGAAGAATTCGACTCGGCATTTGACTTCTTCCAGGAGTTCGGTGATTTCTGGGAAAGCCGGGGCTGGGAGCGAATTGGGCATCAGTTAGAAGACTTGTTCACACGCTTACAGGCGTTTTTGGACACACATGAGTTGAAGCGACCGGCTGTAGTGGAGTCGCTGATGAAATATGACTTTTTACGTAATCATAAACGGAAGCCGCGTAAAGTGTGGTGGACGTATGATGCGGTCGCCAATGATCTGGATCGTCGCATGAAAATACTGGCGCAACAGCCAGAACTTGCAGGAGAAGCATTTGCTGCTCATGGACTTGATGTGAAGCAGCTTGCGAAGCATACGATTGCGGATGTTCTGCCGATTGATGTGCTGCGTGTAGGGACGGCGGATGCTCACATAGAAAGTGGTCCAGTATTGCTTGTTGTATATTACAATCCAGAGCAGCCGGATGAGCCGCAGATGTACAGCATTCCACTTGCGGTGCTGGATAAAGCTGCAATAAATGAAGCATAA
- a CDS encoding DUF2512 family protein, with protein MVRRLVFNFVYKLLLFPAMLYLISYLLPGQVKFAHAHHLLDVSLVLLMIGLIADEIMLGMYGIYLATIQGSIAITAIVYLSGFLFAGSQITFTGSIICGAVLGLVELIMHGYLRRNQKREKNVHDSLR; from the coding sequence ATGGTTCGCCGCCTGGTTTTTAACTTTGTGTACAAACTACTTTTATTTCCCGCTATGCTTTACCTCATTTCCTACTTGCTACCCGGGCAAGTGAAATTCGCACATGCACATCATTTGCTCGATGTAAGCCTTGTATTATTGATGATCGGCCTAATTGCGGACGAAATTATGCTTGGCATGTACGGGATTTATCTAGCCACAATACAGGGGTCGATAGCTATAACAGCGATCGTCTACCTCTCCGGGTTTCTTTTTGCTGGAAGCCAAATCACATTTACTGGAAGCATCATATGTGGAGCAGTCCTTGGACTCGTGGAGCTTATTATGCACGGTTATCTCCGCCGCAATCAAAAACGTGAGAAGAACGTTCATGATTCATTAAGATGA
- a CDS encoding M42 family metallopeptidase: MSDQTLQMYKELTETPGAPGHEGRVREVMKKYIEPYADEITYDNIGSLIARKGSEGPKIMVAGHLDEVGFMVTMITEKGFLKFQPLGGWWEQVMLAQRVAIQTRKGVVEGVIGSVPPHILSPEARKKPIEMKDMFIDIGASSKKEAEAFGIRPGDTVIPICPFTVMNNPKIMMAKAWDNRVGIAMAIQTLQQLENVKHPNTVYGVGTVQEEVGLRGAQTAAHTVNPDIAFAVDVGIAGDTPGVKEADAQSKIGEGPQILLYDASMIPHVGLRNLVIETAEEQGIPFQYDTMARGGTDAGRMHLNNSGVPSIVIGIATRYIHSHAAILHRDDIDNAVKLITEVIKKLDADTVEKLKRG, from the coding sequence ATGAGTGATCAGACACTACAAATGTATAAAGAGTTGACGGAAACACCAGGTGCACCGGGGCATGAAGGGCGTGTCCGAGAGGTAATGAAGAAGTATATCGAGCCATATGCGGATGAAATCACGTATGACAACATTGGCAGCCTCATCGCCCGCAAAGGAAGCGAAGGCCCGAAAATTATGGTAGCTGGTCATCTGGATGAAGTCGGCTTCATGGTTACAATGATTACCGAGAAAGGATTCCTTAAGTTCCAGCCGCTTGGCGGATGGTGGGAACAGGTCATGCTGGCACAGCGGGTAGCAATTCAGACGCGCAAAGGAGTCGTAGAAGGTGTGATTGGCTCGGTTCCCCCGCACATTCTGTCACCAGAAGCACGTAAAAAGCCGATTGAGATGAAAGATATGTTCATCGATATTGGTGCTTCGAGCAAGAAGGAAGCGGAAGCATTCGGCATCCGACCAGGCGATACAGTTATTCCGATCTGTCCATTTACGGTGATGAACAATCCGAAAATCATGATGGCTAAAGCATGGGATAATCGGGTCGGCATTGCAATGGCGATTCAGACGTTACAGCAACTAGAAAATGTGAAACATCCGAATACGGTGTATGGCGTCGGAACGGTGCAGGAAGAAGTCGGACTGCGCGGTGCCCAGACGGCGGCACATACGGTTAATCCAGACATTGCATTTGCGGTTGATGTCGGCATCGCAGGCGACACACCAGGCGTCAAAGAAGCTGATGCTCAATCTAAAATCGGAGAAGGTCCACAAATTTTGCTCTATGATGCGTCTATGATACCGCATGTAGGTCTTCGCAATCTCGTTATCGAGACAGCAGAGGAACAGGGAATCCCGTTCCAGTATGATACGATGGCACGCGGTGGCACAGATGCAGGGCGCATGCATTTGAATAATAGCGGTGTGCCTTCGATTGTGATCGGGATCGCAACACGCTATATTCACAGCCATGCGGCGATTTTGCATCGGGATGATATCGACAATGCGGTGAAGTTGATTACCGAAGTGATTAAGAAGCTGGATGCGGATACGGTTGAAAAATTAAAGCGTGGATAA
- the sspI gene encoding small acid-soluble spore protein SspI: protein MNIASLDLRQAVLHNMHGSSESDVRHTITDAITSREEKMLPGLGVLLEVFWKNSSAEEQNRFITIVQQNV from the coding sequence ATGAACATCGCCAGCCTTGATTTGCGCCAGGCCGTTCTGCACAATATGCACGGATCATCAGAATCTGATGTGCGCCACACGATCACAGATGCGATTACAAGTAGAGAAGAAAAAATGCTTCCGGGTCTCGGGGTGCTGCTTGAAGTATTCTGGAAAAACTCGTCAGCCGAAGAGCAAAATCGTTTCATCACTATTGTACAGCAAAACGTGTAG
- a CDS encoding potassium channel family protein has protein sequence MVDKSYAVIGLGRFGASVAQALYNMGYDVMVIDEDEERVQDHVGIATHAVQADTTDEQALRDVGIRNFDVVVVAIGADIQASILTTLILKEMGVKMIVAKAQNERHGQVLYKVGADRVVFPERDMGLRVAHNLISPNVLDFVELAADYSIAEVAVSERTAGKTLVDLDVRARFGVNVMAIKSGDHFNIAPSADDVIKEGDILVVIGHNNDLKRFEEDS, from the coding sequence ATGGTAGATAAGTCATATGCAGTAATTGGGCTAGGGCGCTTCGGTGCCAGTGTAGCACAGGCGTTGTATAACATGGGATATGACGTCATGGTCATTGATGAAGATGAAGAGCGTGTGCAGGATCACGTGGGAATTGCTACCCATGCTGTGCAGGCTGATACAACGGATGAGCAAGCACTGCGGGATGTGGGCATTAGGAATTTTGACGTAGTCGTTGTTGCGATTGGAGCGGATATCCAGGCGAGCATATTGACTACGCTCATCCTGAAAGAGATGGGTGTAAAAATGATTGTGGCCAAAGCACAAAATGAGCGCCACGGTCAAGTGTTATATAAAGTAGGCGCAGACCGCGTTGTCTTCCCGGAACGCGATATGGGACTGCGGGTTGCACACAATTTGATTTCACCGAACGTGCTTGATTTCGTCGAACTGGCAGCTGATTATAGCATCGCCGAAGTAGCGGTGTCTGAGAGAACAGCGGGCAAAACATTGGTTGATCTCGATGTACGTGCACGATTTGGCGTGAACGTTATGGCGATCAAAAGTGGAGATCATTTTAACATTGCACCGAGTGCTGATGATGTAATTAAAGAAGGCGACATTCTTGTAGTGATCGGTCATAACAATGATCTAAAAAGATTTGAGGAAGATTCATAG
- a CDS encoding TrmH family RNA methyltransferase: MEVITSVQNPRVKQWAKLHTRKEREKSGWFLIEGPHLVEEAYKSGAVFEAILLEEGIDWPTWLPASAPVLYVTRPVLEKLSETKTPQTMAAVIRMQETIPSELPRDGFWLLLDRVQDPGNVGTLIRTADAAGLNGVILGDGSADLYNGKTVRSTMGSLFHLPVWRENLPDFVTRIREQEIARVIGTSLQESKRYTDVSYTGAVLLVIGNEGSGMSEEMLALADQNVIIPMYGQAESLNAAVAGSVVIYEAVRQRRV, encoded by the coding sequence ATGGAAGTTATTACGTCCGTACAAAATCCACGCGTCAAACAGTGGGCTAAGCTGCACACACGCAAAGAACGAGAAAAAAGTGGATGGTTTCTAATTGAAGGTCCGCACCTTGTGGAGGAAGCATACAAATCGGGTGCCGTATTTGAAGCGATTTTGCTGGAAGAAGGAATAGACTGGCCGACCTGGTTGCCTGCTTCTGCACCTGTTCTGTATGTTACCCGTCCGGTACTCGAGAAGTTATCTGAAACGAAGACCCCACAAACGATGGCAGCAGTTATTCGCATGCAGGAGACGATTCCATCCGAGCTTCCACGGGACGGTTTCTGGCTTTTGCTTGATCGTGTACAGGACCCGGGTAATGTTGGGACCCTCATCCGAACGGCTGACGCGGCGGGATTGAATGGTGTAATCCTTGGAGATGGAAGTGCGGATTTATACAATGGGAAAACCGTTCGCTCCACGATGGGATCTTTGTTTCATTTGCCTGTCTGGCGGGAGAATTTACCTGACTTTGTGACACGCATCCGAGAGCAGGAAATAGCCCGGGTCATCGGGACAAGCTTACAGGAGTCAAAACGGTATACGGATGTATCCTATACGGGGGCTGTGCTTTTAGTCATCGGGAATGAGGGAAGCGGAATGTCGGAGGAAATGCTGGCACTTGCTGACCAAAATGTCATTATTCCTATGTATGGACAGGCGGAGTCTTTAAATGCGGCGGTTGCCGGATCAGTTGTGATATACGAAGCAGTAAGGCAGCGCCGTGTATAG
- a CDS encoding DUF2225 domain-containing protein: MDNHDTILYDKKFECAHCGHSFASKKTRLRKSHPFQRDSDFCEHYENQTHNPILYHVIVCPQCGYSFNDQFRKSVLPQIEEKIEERITKHWTAKDYTGIRTIPEAIAAYKLAIFTADVRKEPHCVIAGLCLRLAWLYRYLKNESKELRFLNLALAEYEDSYTQGDYARAGMSELKLIYLIGELYRRTGDPGKALRYFSRVVEHPLRSNEPQTVNLAREQWQNMREDMKKAREAAANASENPTT, encoded by the coding sequence ATGGACAATCATGATACCATATTATATGATAAAAAATTTGAATGTGCCCACTGCGGCCATTCTTTTGCTAGTAAAAAAACACGCCTACGAAAGTCGCACCCTTTCCAACGTGATAGCGATTTTTGTGAGCATTATGAGAACCAGACGCACAATCCCATTCTTTATCATGTCATCGTCTGTCCCCAGTGTGGCTACTCGTTCAATGACCAGTTCCGCAAAAGCGTACTGCCGCAAATTGAAGAGAAAATCGAAGAACGGATTACTAAGCACTGGACCGCTAAAGATTACACAGGCATCCGTACCATCCCAGAGGCGATCGCTGCGTACAAGCTAGCCATTTTCACAGCAGATGTGCGAAAAGAACCACACTGCGTTATTGCAGGCTTATGTCTGCGCCTCGCATGGCTGTACCGTTATTTGAAAAATGAAAGCAAAGAGCTGCGCTTTCTCAACCTCGCCCTCGCTGAGTATGAAGACTCATATACACAGGGAGACTATGCTCGTGCCGGCATGTCCGAGTTGAAACTTATTTATTTAATTGGCGAACTGTATCGCCGTACAGGTGACCCTGGCAAAGCGCTCCGCTATTTCTCACGTGTCGTGGAACATCCATTACGCAGCAACGAACCACAGACCGTTAACCTCGCTCGCGAGCAATGGCAAAATATGCGCGAAGATATGAAAAAAGCCCGCGAAGCAGCCGCGAACGCGAGCGAAAATCCCACAACATAA
- the pheS gene encoding phenylalanine--tRNA ligase subunit alpha: MRERLEAVKQEALQELEHITGSTEIQELRVKYLGKKGRLTEILRGMGKLSAEERPLIGQLGNEVRAAIESKLDEKKQAADEAEIAAKLASQSIDVTLPGREVRFGNRHPLTLVTEQIEDIFLGMGFTVAEGPEVEADYYNFEALNLPQDHPARDMQDSFYITEDILLRTHTSPVQVRTMEKMKCDVPVKIICPGRVYRRDNDDATHSHVFTQVEGLMVGENVRMSDLKGVLLNFARQMFGEETKIRLRPSFFPFTEPSAEVDLSCSMCGGHGCRVCKHTGWIEILGSGMVHPRVLEMAGYDSEKYTGFAFGMGVERIAMLKYDIDDIRHFYTNDMRFLKQFNRV; encoded by the coding sequence GTGCGTGAACGATTAGAAGCAGTAAAGCAAGAAGCGCTGCAGGAATTAGAACACATTACCGGTTCCACAGAAATTCAGGAACTGCGAGTCAAATATTTAGGGAAAAAGGGACGTTTGACCGAGATTCTACGTGGCATGGGTAAGCTATCAGCCGAAGAGCGTCCACTGATTGGTCAACTAGGTAATGAAGTGCGTGCCGCTATTGAGAGCAAGTTAGATGAGAAAAAGCAAGCGGCAGATGAAGCAGAGATTGCAGCAAAATTAGCTAGCCAGTCCATTGATGTTACACTGCCAGGACGCGAGGTTCGCTTTGGAAATCGTCATCCACTGACGCTTGTTACCGAGCAGATTGAAGACATTTTCCTTGGCATGGGCTTCACGGTAGCGGAAGGTCCGGAAGTTGAGGCTGATTATTATAATTTCGAAGCATTAAATCTGCCGCAAGATCATCCAGCACGTGATATGCAAGATTCTTTCTACATCACAGAAGACATTTTGCTCCGTACGCATACATCTCCGGTGCAGGTTCGGACGATGGAAAAGATGAAGTGCGATGTGCCGGTTAAAATCATCTGTCCAGGTCGCGTGTATCGTCGCGACAACGATGATGCGACACACTCGCATGTGTTTACGCAGGTTGAGGGTCTTATGGTCGGGGAGAATGTCCGTATGAGCGACCTGAAAGGCGTGCTGCTTAACTTTGCGCGTCAAATGTTTGGCGAAGAGACAAAAATCCGTCTCCGTCCGAGCTTCTTCCCATTTACCGAGCCAAGTGCGGAAGTTGACCTGTCGTGCAGCATGTGTGGCGGACATGGCTGCCGTGTATGTAAGCATACGGGCTGGATTGAGATTCTTGGTTCCGGTATGGTACATCCGCGCGTACTGGAGATGGCAGGGTATGATTCAGAGAAGTATACAGGATTTGCTTTCGGGATGGGTGTAGAACGGATTGCGATGCTGAAGTATGACATTGACGATATTCGTCACTTCTATACAAATGATATGCGCTTCCTGAAGCAATTCAACCGGGTGTAA